One genomic region from Frateuria soli encodes:
- the xth gene encoding exodeoxyribonuclease III, translated as MPTRKPLKVATFNINGVRTRLASLLAWLEREAPDVVCLQELKAPDEAFPAGPIRDAGYGAIWHGQRSWNGVAILARGADPLESRRGLPGDPKDVQSRYLEAAAHGLIVGCLYLPNGNPQPGPKFDYKLAWFDRFIDYAHGLVESEHPVVLAGDYNVVPTDEDIYNPRSWRKDALLQPESRERYADLLAQGWTDSLRRHFGEERVYTFWDYFRQHWERNSGLRIDHLLLNRALAPRLKDAGVDRWVRALPHPSDHAPTWVSLARKRQG; from the coding sequence ATGCCCACCCGCAAGCCGCTCAAGGTCGCCACCTTCAACATCAACGGCGTGCGCACGCGCCTGGCCTCGCTGTTGGCCTGGCTGGAACGCGAGGCGCCGGACGTGGTCTGCCTGCAGGAGCTGAAGGCACCGGACGAGGCCTTTCCCGCCGGACCCATCCGCGATGCCGGGTACGGGGCGATCTGGCACGGCCAGCGCTCGTGGAACGGCGTGGCGATCCTGGCCCGCGGGGCCGATCCGCTGGAGAGCCGCCGCGGCCTGCCGGGCGACCCGAAGGATGTCCAGAGCCGCTACCTGGAGGCGGCCGCGCACGGCCTGATCGTCGGCTGCCTGTACCTGCCCAACGGCAACCCGCAGCCGGGGCCCAAGTTCGACTACAAGCTGGCCTGGTTCGACCGCTTCATCGACTACGCGCACGGCCTGGTCGAGAGCGAGCACCCGGTGGTGCTGGCCGGCGACTACAACGTGGTGCCCACCGACGAGGACATCTACAACCCGCGCTCCTGGCGCAAGGATGCGTTGCTGCAGCCGGAAAGCCGCGAGCGCTACGCGGATCTGCTGGCCCAGGGCTGGACCGACTCGCTCCGTCGGCACTTCGGCGAGGAGCGCGTCTACACCTTCTGGGACTACTTCCGCCAGCATTGGGAGCGCAACTCCGGATTGCGCATCGACCACCTGCTGCTCAACCGCGCACTGGCGCCGCGCCTGAAGGATGCAGGTGTGGATCGCTGGGTCCGCGCCTTGCCGCATCCGAGCGACCACGCGCCGACGTGGGTTTCGCTGGCGCGCAAACGGCAAGGCTGA